A single region of the Streptomyces caelestis genome encodes:
- a CDS encoding ABC transporter ATP-binding protein — MSIAETETGTPAWRLLLGYVRPHRRSLFAGAVLSLVTGATGLMLPLVARGLIDDLAHDRAITGALLAMSALVVTNAAVGALGSYVLQRTAESVVLGARRALSSYLLRLRIPAVDRSEPGDLMARITSDTTLLRAVTTDSLVGLGTGGLTLVATVVMMGLVEPVLLGVTLAVILGAGVILGLIVPRINKASRQAQDAVGVMGASLERILGALRTVKASGAEHREEHTLHEAAQESWRQSVRAAKWSAAAGNTAGLAMQIAFITVLAVGGARVATGAIDVGTLVAFLLFVFYLMSPIQQVVGAVTQYQTGAAALTRIQEALRLPAEPAAAPAPLPSPGAQPAALAFDDVRFRYADDVPYVHHGVTFAVPAQGMTAFVGPSGAGKTTVFSLIERFYEPDSGVITFDGRDLADWELTQLRAAIGYVEQDAPVLSGSLRDNLLLGHPEADDDALARVLKTTRLDGLVAGLPNGLDTLVGHRGTKLSGGERQRVAIARALLRRPRLLLLDEATSQLDAVNEAALRDTVADVARTTTVLVVAHRLSTVTMADRIVVMDAGRVRAVGTHRELVTADPLYAELAATQFLAAAD, encoded by the coding sequence GTGAGCATCGCAGAGACCGAGACCGGTACACCCGCCTGGCGGCTGCTCCTCGGATACGTCCGGCCGCACCGCCGGTCCCTGTTCGCCGGTGCCGTGCTCTCGCTGGTCACCGGGGCGACCGGGCTGATGCTGCCGCTGGTGGCGCGGGGCCTGATCGACGATCTGGCGCACGACCGGGCCATCACCGGCGCGCTGCTGGCGATGTCGGCCCTGGTCGTGACCAACGCAGCGGTCGGCGCACTGGGTTCGTACGTGTTGCAGCGCACCGCCGAATCGGTGGTGCTCGGCGCGCGGCGCGCCCTGTCGTCGTATCTGCTGCGGCTGCGGATCCCGGCCGTGGACCGCAGCGAACCCGGCGACCTGATGGCCCGCATCACCTCGGACACCACCCTGCTGCGCGCGGTCACCACCGACTCACTGGTCGGTCTGGGCACGGGCGGTCTCACGCTCGTCGCGACGGTGGTGATGATGGGGCTCGTGGAGCCGGTGCTGCTGGGCGTCACCCTGGCCGTGATCCTGGGCGCGGGCGTGATCCTCGGCCTCATCGTGCCGCGGATCAACAAGGCGAGCCGGCAGGCGCAGGACGCGGTGGGTGTCATGGGTGCCTCGCTGGAGCGGATCCTCGGCGCCCTGCGCACCGTGAAGGCGTCCGGTGCCGAGCACCGGGAGGAACACACCCTGCACGAGGCGGCGCAGGAGTCGTGGCGGCAGAGCGTGCGGGCCGCCAAGTGGTCGGCGGCCGCGGGCAACACGGCGGGGCTGGCCATGCAGATCGCCTTCATCACAGTGCTCGCGGTGGGTGGCGCGCGCGTGGCGACCGGCGCGATCGACGTGGGCACGCTGGTCGCGTTCCTGCTGTTCGTCTTCTATCTGATGTCGCCGATACAGCAGGTCGTCGGCGCCGTCACGCAGTACCAGACGGGCGCCGCGGCCCTCACCCGCATCCAGGAGGCCCTGCGGCTGCCCGCCGAGCCGGCGGCCGCGCCCGCCCCGCTCCCCTCCCCCGGCGCGCAGCCCGCCGCCCTCGCCTTCGACGACGTCCGCTTCCGCTACGCCGACGACGTGCCGTACGTCCACCACGGCGTGACGTTCGCCGTGCCCGCGCAGGGCATGACGGCGTTCGTGGGCCCGTCCGGCGCGGGCAAGACCACCGTCTTCTCGCTGATCGAGCGATTCTACGAGCCGGACTCCGGGGTGATCACGTTCGACGGGCGCGACCTCGCCGACTGGGAGCTGACGCAACTGCGTGCCGCGATCGGCTACGTGGAGCAGGACGCGCCGGTCCTGTCCGGCTCCCTGCGGGACAACCTGCTGCTGGGCCATCCGGAGGCGGACGACGACGCCCTCGCGCGGGTGCTGAAGACGACCCGTCTCGACGGCCTGGTCGCCGGGCTGCCGAACGGCCTCGACACGCTCGTCGGGCATCGCGGCACCAAGCTGTCGGGCGGTGAGCGCCAGCGGGTCGCCATCGCCCGCGCGCTGCTGCGCCGTCCCCGGCTGCTGCTGCTCGACGAGGCGACCTCGCAGCTGGACGCGGTCAACGAGGCGGCGCTGCGCGACACCGTCGCGGATGTGGCCCGTACGACGACGGTCCTGGTGGTGGCGCACCGGCTGTCCACGGTGACGATGGCCGACCGGATCGTGGTGATGGATGCCGGGCGGGTCCGGGCGGTCGGCACGCACCGCGAGCTCGTGACCGCCGACCCGCTCTACGCGGAGCTGGCGGCGACCCAGTTCCTGGCCGCGGCGGACTGA
- a CDS encoding nuclear transport factor 2 family protein: MGTAADPAFDRETLRRAVEGQSPDILLSLYADDAEFRIVDRTSQPSHPKVLHGRDEISGMLEDVYSRDMSHKLERCVIQGDEAAYSESCEYADGVRVLSESMISLRDGKIAEQTLVQAWDE, from the coding sequence ATGGGAACTGCGGCAGACCCCGCCTTCGACCGCGAGACACTGCGCCGGGCCGTGGAAGGCCAGAGCCCGGACATCCTCCTCTCGCTCTACGCGGACGACGCGGAGTTCCGCATCGTCGACCGCACGAGCCAGCCCAGCCACCCCAAGGTCCTGCACGGCCGGGACGAGATCAGCGGGATGCTGGAGGACGTCTACAGCCGCGACATGTCGCACAAGCTGGAGCGGTGCGTCATCCAGGGCGACGAGGCCGCCTACAGCGAGAGCTGCGAGTACGCGGACGGGGTGCGCGTCCTGTCCGAGTCGATGATCTCGCTGCGGGACGGCAAGATCGCCGAGCAGACCCTGGTCCAGGCCTGGGACGAGTAG
- a CDS encoding NAD(P)-dependent oxidoreductase, translating to MNAEHRPVTVVGLGSMGSALAAALLDRGHPTTVWNRSPDKARSLVDRGARLAGTPREAIAASPLTIACVLDYETLYSVLDPAAGELAGRTLVNLTSGSPEQAHEAVKWAHSHGAGYLDGAIMTTPPGVGDPAMMFLYSGSREVFDAHRPTLATLGDPLHLGTDPGLASLYDAALLGLMWSTMTGWLHGTALVGAERTSATAFTPVAIRWLGAVAGFLTTYAPQVDAGRYPGDDATVDVQIAAIDHLIHAAAARGIDNALPELLKAAMEKAAAAGHGQDSYASLIEVLRKPADSEA from the coding sequence ATGAACGCAGAACACCGGCCGGTCACCGTCGTCGGACTGGGCTCGATGGGCTCGGCACTGGCCGCCGCGCTGCTGGACCGGGGACACCCCACCACCGTCTGGAACCGTTCCCCGGACAAGGCGCGCTCCCTGGTCGACCGGGGGGCCCGCCTGGCCGGCACGCCCCGGGAGGCGATCGCCGCCTCCCCGCTGACGATCGCCTGTGTGCTGGACTACGAGACGCTGTACTCCGTCCTCGACCCGGCCGCCGGCGAGCTGGCGGGCAGAACCCTGGTCAACCTCACCTCCGGCTCCCCCGAGCAGGCCCACGAGGCCGTCAAGTGGGCCCACTCCCACGGGGCCGGCTACCTCGACGGCGCCATCATGACCACCCCGCCCGGCGTCGGCGACCCCGCCATGATGTTCCTCTACAGCGGCTCCCGGGAGGTCTTCGACGCCCACCGCCCCACCCTGGCGACCCTCGGCGACCCCCTCCACCTGGGCACCGACCCCGGCCTCGCCTCCCTCTACGACGCCGCCCTGCTCGGCCTGATGTGGTCCACCATGACCGGCTGGCTGCACGGCACCGCACTGGTCGGCGCCGAGCGGACATCGGCCACCGCCTTCACTCCGGTCGCGATCCGCTGGCTGGGCGCGGTGGCCGGCTTCCTCACCACGTACGCGCCCCAGGTGGACGCCGGCCGCTACCCGGGTGACGACGCCACCGTCGACGTGCAGATCGCGGCCATCGACCACCTCATCCACGCGGCGGCGGCCCGCGGCATCGACAACGCGCTGCCGGAACTCCTGAAGGCCGCCATGGAGAAGGCCGCCGCCGCCGGCCACGGACAGGACAGTTACGCCAGCCTGATCGAGGTCCTGAGGAAGCCCGCCGACAGCGAGGCCTGA
- a CDS encoding GlxA family transcriptional regulator — protein sequence MVVTEEIGVPSWDLYELSIPCTVFGKPQPDLADPWYHLRLCGTGAGPEAGDGAADGHGLSLRTRYGLDDLVGADTVIVPSVPDPCVEEGRPLPRELIRALRRAHDAGARMVSLCTGAFALAEAGLLDGRRATAHWIHTAQLAERYPKVQVDASVLYVDDGDVLTSAGLTAGLDLCLHLVRRDLGAHVANQLARRMVVPAHRPGGQAQFIELSVPASDDAGLAPVLEWARANLDRSLTVADLARRAAMSPRTFYRRLQAATGTTPLQWLLDQRLGRARSLLESTDLPIEKVGELSGLGTANNLRHHFLRHLGVSPGDYRRAFPGARTTGRDRTRV from the coding sequence GTGGTCGTGACCGAGGAGATCGGGGTCCCCTCGTGGGATCTGTACGAACTGAGCATCCCGTGCACGGTGTTCGGCAAGCCGCAGCCCGATCTGGCCGATCCCTGGTACCACCTGCGGCTGTGCGGGACCGGGGCCGGGCCGGAGGCGGGGGACGGTGCGGCGGACGGTCACGGGCTGAGCCTGCGCACCCGGTACGGGCTGGACGATCTGGTCGGTGCCGACACGGTCATCGTGCCGTCGGTGCCCGACCCGTGCGTCGAGGAGGGCAGGCCGCTGCCGCGGGAGCTGATCAGGGCCCTGCGCCGGGCTCATGACGCGGGCGCCCGCATGGTCTCCCTGTGTACGGGTGCCTTCGCGCTCGCCGAGGCGGGGCTGCTCGACGGACGGCGTGCCACCGCCCACTGGATACACACCGCACAGCTGGCCGAGCGCTACCCGAAGGTGCAGGTCGACGCGTCGGTGCTGTACGTGGACGACGGCGACGTGCTCACCAGCGCGGGACTGACCGCCGGACTCGACCTGTGTCTGCACCTGGTGCGGCGTGACCTCGGCGCGCACGTCGCGAACCAGCTGGCGCGCCGCATGGTGGTCCCCGCCCACCGGCCGGGCGGGCAGGCGCAGTTCATCGAGCTGTCCGTGCCGGCCAGCGACGACGCGGGGCTGGCACCCGTTCTCGAATGGGCGCGGGCCAACCTGGACCGGTCGCTGACCGTGGCCGATCTGGCGCGGCGGGCCGCGATGAGCCCGCGTACGTTCTACCGGCGGCTCCAGGCCGCCACCGGGACGACACCTCTCCAGTGGCTTCTCGACCAGCGGCTCGGACGCGCCCGGTCACTGCTGGAGTCGACGGACCTGCCGATCGAGAAGGTCGGGGAGCTGAGCGGCCTGGGCACGGCCAACAATCTCCGCCACCACTTCCTGAGGCACCTCGGGGTGTCGCCCGGCGACTACCGGCGGGCCTTTCCAGGAGCCCGGACGACCGGGCGTGACCGTACGCGGGTCTGA
- a CDS encoding TetR/AcrR family transcriptional regulator: MPGRLRAPTGRYGGKTAEERQAERRRRFLDAALQLFGDTPGFRATTVAALSEAAGLSTRQFYEEFRTLEDVLAALHLQVNDWAEAAVLEAAAGAADLPLVERATAIFRAYAGNVAADPRRVRLTFVEIIGVSPRLEEQRLARRAGWVDLICAEARGAAARGEAAPRDYRLAATGFIGSVNGLLHDWSAGWVDATLDEVVDELVRQLLGILRPPGWSPRD; the protein is encoded by the coding sequence GTGCCGGGCAGACTCAGAGCGCCGACCGGCCGCTACGGCGGCAAGACCGCCGAGGAGCGGCAGGCCGAGCGGCGCCGGCGGTTCCTGGACGCCGCGCTCCAGTTGTTCGGCGACACCCCCGGTTTCCGCGCCACCACCGTCGCGGCGCTCAGCGAGGCGGCCGGCCTGTCGACCCGTCAGTTCTACGAGGAGTTCCGCACCCTGGAGGACGTGCTCGCGGCGCTGCACCTCCAGGTCAACGACTGGGCCGAGGCGGCGGTGCTGGAGGCGGCGGCCGGCGCGGCGGACCTGCCGCTCGTCGAACGCGCGACCGCGATCTTCCGCGCCTACGCCGGGAACGTCGCCGCCGATCCACGCCGGGTCCGCCTCACCTTCGTCGAGATCATCGGCGTCAGCCCGCGCCTGGAGGAGCAGCGGCTCGCCCGCCGGGCCGGCTGGGTCGACCTCATCTGCGCCGAAGCCCGGGGGGCCGCCGCGCGCGGGGAGGCGGCACCCCGCGACTACCGCCTCGCCGCGACGGGTTTCATCGGCAGCGTCAACGGCCTGCTGCACGACTGGAGTGCCGGCTGGGTCGACGCGACGCTGGACGAGGTCGTCGACGAACTGGTCCGGCAGCTGCTGGGGATTTTGCGGCCGCCGGGGTGGAGCCCGCGGGACTGA
- a CDS encoding YncE family protein, translating into MPVFRRRHLCSLTAALALTATVPVTAAHADAPDASAALRQVLFVGNNWDGTAEVIKATGDFARIGRINVIPDKDERMAEINADPIRWIAFMTIRNSVGEGHDQFVDDMYSTPDGKSVVVSRPSFADVVSIDLASGRINWRFPVSGFRSDHMAVSPDGKRVAVSASTGNTVHVLDIETGKQLGKAATGDKPHENIFTKDGKYIYNMSIGEVNTQTDASWLDWTKGDRRITVIDATTYEQVKVIDMRPRLDAIGLKDFSDAVRPAVFSPDESKLYFQVSFFHGFFEYDLATDKITRTKTLPKNPATSDDRTTFVNDSRHHGLSMSPDGKKLCVAGTMDDYATVVDRTTLQEGPLVTAAKPYWATVSGDGKSCVVSESGTDQVTAIDFATGKKVASVPVGDHPQRVRLGHVEAGWTSPSAG; encoded by the coding sequence ATGCCCGTCTTCCGACGACGGCATCTGTGCTCCCTGACCGCCGCCCTCGCACTGACCGCCACCGTTCCCGTGACCGCCGCCCACGCGGACGCCCCCGACGCCTCCGCCGCGCTGCGCCAGGTGCTGTTCGTGGGCAACAACTGGGACGGCACCGCCGAAGTCATCAAGGCCACCGGCGACTTCGCGAGGATCGGCCGGATCAACGTCATCCCCGACAAGGACGAGCGGATGGCCGAGATCAACGCCGATCCGATCAGATGGATCGCCTTCATGACGATCCGCAACAGCGTCGGCGAAGGACACGACCAGTTCGTCGACGACATGTACTCCACGCCGGACGGGAAGTCGGTGGTCGTCTCCCGGCCCAGCTTCGCCGACGTCGTCTCCATCGACCTCGCCTCAGGGCGGATCAACTGGCGCTTCCCGGTGTCCGGTTTCCGCTCCGACCACATGGCCGTCTCCCCCGACGGCAAGCGGGTCGCGGTGTCGGCGTCCACCGGCAACACCGTGCACGTCCTGGACATCGAGACCGGCAAGCAGCTCGGCAAGGCCGCCACCGGCGACAAGCCGCACGAGAACATCTTCACCAAGGACGGCAAGTACATCTACAACATGTCGATCGGCGAGGTGAACACGCAGACCGACGCGTCCTGGCTGGACTGGACGAAGGGCGACCGCCGCATCACCGTCATCGACGCGACCACGTACGAGCAGGTCAAGGTCATCGACATGCGCCCGCGCCTGGACGCGATCGGCCTGAAGGACTTCTCCGACGCGGTCCGGCCGGCCGTGTTCTCGCCGGACGAGTCGAAGCTGTACTTCCAGGTGTCGTTCTTCCACGGCTTCTTCGAGTACGACCTGGCCACCGACAAGATCACCCGCACGAAGACCCTGCCGAAGAACCCGGCGACCAGCGACGACCGCACCACCTTCGTCAACGACTCGCGCCACCACGGCCTCTCGATGAGCCCGGACGGCAAGAAGCTGTGCGTCGCGGGGACCATGGACGACTACGCCACGGTCGTCGACCGCACCACCCTCCAGGAGGGCCCGCTCGTCACCGCCGCCAAGCCCTACTGGGCCACGGTCAGCGGTGACGGCAAGAGTTGCGTCGTCTCCGAGAGCGGAACCGACCAGGTCACGGCCATCGACTTCGCCACCGGGAAGAAGGTCGCGTCCGTGCCGGTCGGGGACCACCCGCAGCGCGTCCGGCTCGGTCATGTGGAGGCCGGCTGGACGAGCCCGTCCGCTGGTTGA
- a CDS encoding cellulase family glycosylhydrolase, whose product MPTIRVRLLVVLAVLFGSLSVAGVPPATAASPPGSLWFDDPAVTVKNGRFTDAHGREIVLRGYNVSGETKLAENGGLPFASVADARKSATALRALGGGNTVRFLLSWAYAEPERGTVDTAYLAAATDQMKAFLDVGIRVYPDFHQDLYSRHLFDADSWYTGDGAPKWAVDAGNYPDESCGICLFWGQNITQNEAVKRASYDFWHNAHGVQDAFLATAEKTMAYVEQHLSADQFEGVVGFDPYNEPHAGVYDSGQTSRAWEKDVLWPFYEKFRARMDAAGWRDKPAFVEPNLFWNANLDFQKQEGGLLDAGKLGPRYVFNTHFYDQKAISGVFMWGKAADGQYVNDFRTVRDRAAAAQTAAVVSEFGHPLAGNVSDKAPTVLKGMYQALDSRLKGADWWSDPAASGPALSGTQWQWDIYNGRHRELMNGNPDKVLTAGDAWNDEDLSAVRLDDSGKPVLRQDARLLDRLYPSATAGTTVGFTYEDRSRDGSTTLTWNPVPDSLPNVQRLVGSGQYGLLLWRSDGGRAPTELHLPASFPTASTTVVSDLGASHAPPAYTSTTPVGVAQEPGGTGSRRLLLTAPDSGVPHYALVTNGATAPSADLLNAARSELAAWAAKEVG is encoded by the coding sequence ATGCCGACTATCCGAGTACGTCTGCTGGTTGTCCTGGCTGTCCTCTTCGGCTCCCTCTCGGTGGCGGGCGTCCCGCCCGCCACCGCCGCGTCCCCTCCCGGCTCCCTCTGGTTCGACGACCCGGCCGTCACCGTGAAGAACGGCCGCTTCACCGACGCCCACGGCCGCGAGATCGTGCTCCGCGGCTACAACGTCTCCGGCGAGACCAAGCTGGCGGAGAACGGCGGCCTGCCCTTCGCCTCCGTCGCCGACGCCCGCAAGTCGGCGACCGCGCTGCGCGCCCTCGGCGGCGGCAACACCGTCCGCTTCCTGCTCTCCTGGGCGTACGCCGAACCCGAGCGCGGCACGGTGGACACCGCCTATCTGGCCGCCGCCACCGACCAGATGAAGGCCTTTCTCGACGTCGGCATCCGCGTCTACCCCGACTTCCACCAGGACCTCTACTCCCGGCACCTGTTCGACGCCGACAGCTGGTACACGGGCGACGGCGCGCCCAAGTGGGCGGTGGACGCCGGGAACTACCCGGACGAGTCCTGCGGGATCTGCCTCTTCTGGGGACAGAACATCACCCAGAACGAGGCCGTGAAGCGTGCCTCGTACGACTTCTGGCACAACGCGCACGGCGTGCAGGACGCCTTCCTCGCCACCGCCGAGAAGACCATGGCGTACGTCGAACAGCACCTGAGCGCCGACCAGTTCGAGGGCGTCGTCGGCTTCGACCCCTACAACGAGCCGCACGCGGGCGTCTACGACTCCGGGCAGACCAGCCGCGCCTGGGAGAAGGACGTGCTGTGGCCGTTCTACGAGAAGTTCCGGGCCCGCATGGACGCGGCCGGCTGGCGGGACAAGCCCGCCTTCGTGGAACCGAACCTGTTCTGGAACGCCAACCTCGACTTCCAGAAGCAGGAGGGCGGCCTGCTCGACGCCGGAAAGCTCGGACCGCGCTATGTGTTCAACACCCACTTCTACGACCAGAAGGCCATCTCCGGCGTTTTCATGTGGGGCAAGGCGGCCGACGGCCAGTACGTGAACGACTTCCGCACCGTCCGCGACCGGGCGGCCGCCGCGCAGACCGCCGCCGTGGTCAGCGAGTTCGGGCACCCCCTGGCGGGCAACGTCTCCGACAAGGCGCCGACCGTCCTGAAGGGGATGTACCAGGCCCTCGACTCCCGCCTGAAGGGCGCCGACTGGTGGTCCGACCCGGCGGCCTCCGGGCCGGCGCTCTCCGGTACGCAGTGGCAGTGGGACATCTACAACGGCCGGCACCGCGAGTTGATGAACGGCAACCCCGACAAGGTGCTCACCGCCGGTGACGCCTGGAACGACGAGGACCTGTCCGCCGTACGCCTCGACGACTCGGGCAAGCCGGTGCTGCGCCAGGACGCCCGGCTCCTGGACCGCCTCTACCCGAGCGCCACGGCCGGTACGACCGTCGGCTTCACCTACGAGGACCGCTCCCGGGACGGCTCGACGACCCTGACCTGGAACCCGGTGCCGGACTCGCTGCCGAACGTCCAGCGGTTGGTGGGCTCAGGACAGTACGGGCTGCTGCTGTGGCGCTCGGACGGCGGCCGGGCACCCACGGAACTGCACCTGCCGGCGAGCTTCCCGACCGCGTCCACCACGGTCGTCTCCGACCTGGGCGCGTCCCACGCCCCGCCCGCCTACACCTCGACGACCCCGGTCGGCGTGGCGCAGGAGCCCGGCGGCACGGGAAGCCGCCGCCTGCTGCTCACCGCGCCGGACTCGGGCGTCCCGCACTACGCGCTGGTGACCAACGGGGCGACGGCCCCGTCGGCGGATCTGCTGAACGCGGCCCGCTCCGAGCTGGCGGCATGGGCCGCGAAGGAAGTCGGCTGA
- a CDS encoding elongation factor G, with protein sequence MQLLNLGILAHVDAGKTSLTERLLHSAGVIDEVGRVDDGNTRTDTLALERQRGITIKSAVVSFPLDGVTVNLIDTPGHPDFIAEVERVLGVLDGAVLVISAVEGVQAQTRVLMRTLQRLRIPTLLFVNKIDRRGARDDEVLRSVAARLTPAIVPMGTATGLGTRAARFTPGPGPAAALDVLTENDDTLLSAYVEDTVTDALLRRSLVARTREALVHPVYFGSAATGAGVDALLSGIEELLPAADGDAEGPVSGTVFKVERGPAGEKVAYARMFSGTLRTRDRIPCGADGTEGRITGISVFGHGTDTRADAVAAGQIARLWGLGDIRIGDAIGEPRKSYEHYFAPPTLETVVVPEPGVNRGALHLALTQLAEQDPLIGLRHDERRQETSVSLYGEVQKEVVQATLADEYGLHVTFRETTPLCVERLVGTGHAVEFNKKDPNPFLATVGLRVDPAPVGSGVGFRLEVELGSMPYAFFKAVEDTVRETLDQGLYGWQVTDCTVTMTHSGYSPRQSHAHQGFDKSMSSTGADFRGVTPLVLVEALRRAGTRVHEPMHRFRVEAPADTLGALLPVLAGLAAVPETTRTRGDLCVLEGTVPAARVHALGQLLPGLTRGEGELESAFDHYAPVTHGTIPRRPRTDHNPLNRKEYLLNVTRRVGG encoded by the coding sequence GTGCAGTTGCTCAACCTTGGAATTCTCGCCCATGTCGACGCAGGTAAGACCAGCCTGACCGAGCGGCTGCTCCATTCGGCCGGGGTGATCGACGAGGTCGGCCGCGTCGACGACGGGAACACCCGTACCGACACCCTCGCGCTGGAGCGGCAGCGTGGCATCACCATCAAGTCCGCCGTCGTCTCGTTCCCGCTCGACGGTGTGACGGTCAACCTCATCGACACGCCCGGTCACCCGGACTTCATCGCCGAGGTGGAGCGCGTGCTCGGCGTGCTGGACGGCGCCGTCCTCGTGATCTCCGCCGTCGAAGGGGTGCAGGCACAGACGCGGGTGCTGATGCGGACGCTCCAGCGGCTGCGCATCCCGACCCTGCTCTTCGTCAACAAGATCGACCGGCGCGGGGCGCGGGACGACGAGGTGCTGCGGTCGGTCGCGGCCCGCCTGACACCCGCGATCGTGCCGATGGGAACCGCCACCGGCCTCGGCACGCGTGCGGCCCGCTTCACCCCGGGGCCCGGTCCGGCCGCCGCCCTCGACGTCCTGACCGAGAACGACGACACCCTGCTGTCCGCCTACGTCGAGGACACCGTCACGGACGCCCTCCTGCGCAGGTCCCTCGTCGCGCGGACCCGGGAGGCCCTGGTCCACCCGGTCTACTTCGGCTCCGCCGCCACGGGCGCCGGCGTGGACGCGCTCCTGTCCGGCATCGAGGAACTGCTGCCGGCCGCCGACGGGGACGCGGAAGGGCCGGTCTCCGGAACCGTGTTCAAGGTCGAGCGCGGCCCGGCGGGGGAGAAGGTCGCCTACGCCCGGATGTTCTCCGGCACGCTGCGCACCCGCGACCGGATCCCCTGCGGAGCGGACGGCACCGAGGGCCGGATCACCGGGATCAGCGTCTTCGGCCACGGCACGGACACTCGTGCGGACGCTGTCGCCGCCGGGCAGATCGCCCGGCTGTGGGGCCTCGGCGACATCAGGATCGGCGACGCCATCGGCGAACCCCGCAAGTCCTATGAGCACTACTTCGCCCCGCCCACCCTGGAGACGGTCGTCGTCCCGGAACCCGGCGTGAACAGAGGCGCACTCCACCTCGCGCTCACCCAGCTCGCCGAACAGGACCCGCTGATCGGCCTGCGCCACGACGAACGCCGGCAGGAGACCTCCGTGTCCCTCTACGGCGAGGTGCAGAAGGAGGTCGTCCAGGCCACCCTCGCCGACGAGTACGGTCTCCACGTCACCTTCCGCGAGACCACCCCGCTGTGCGTCGAGCGGCTCGTCGGCACCGGTCACGCCGTCGAGTTCAACAAGAAGGACCCGAACCCGTTCCTCGCGACGGTCGGCCTGCGCGTCGACCCCGCACCGGTCGGCTCGGGCGTCGGCTTCCGGCTGGAGGTGGAGCTCGGTTCCATGCCGTACGCCTTCTTCAAGGCCGTCGAGGACACCGTGCGCGAGACGCTCGACCAGGGGCTGTACGGCTGGCAGGTCACCGACTGCACGGTCACCATGACCCACAGCGGCTACTCACCCCGCCAGAGCCACGCCCACCAGGGCTTCGACAAGAGCATGTCGAGCACCGGGGCCGACTTCCGCGGCGTCACCCCTCTGGTGCTCGTCGAGGCGCTGCGGCGGGCCGGGACACGGGTCCACGAGCCGATGCACCGCTTCCGCGTCGAGGCCCCGGCCGACACCCTCGGCGCCCTGCTGCCGGTCCTCGCCGGGCTCGCGGCCGTACCGGAGACGACGCGGACCCGGGGCGACCTCTGCGTCCTCGAAGGCACCGTGCCGGCGGCCCGGGTGCACGCCCTCGGGCAACTGCTGCCGGGGCTCACCCGCGGCGAGGGGGAACTGGAGAGCGCCTTCGACCACTATGCGCCAGTCACGCACGGCACGATCCCGAGGCGCCCGCGCACCGACCACAACCCGCTGAACAGGAAGGAGTACTTGTTGAACGTGACACGAAGGGTGGGCGGTTGA
- a CDS encoding XdhC family protein codes for MRDILPVLGRWYAAGFPFGLATVVEVSRSAPRDPGAAMAVGPDGQVVGSVSGGCVEGAVFELAQEVVASGEARLKTFGYSDEDAFAVGLTCGGEITLLVRPVTPGLDPAFGSVVDCVAAGEPVTTATVTDGPARRGATLAVRPDRVSGTLGTSGLDAAVTADARGGLALGATGLRHYGPQGQRREDSVSVFLQSFAPPPRMLVFGAIDYAAAVARIGDFLGYRVTVCDARPVFATPRRFPEGVEVVAEWPHRYLRDTDTDERTVVCVLTHDPKFDVPLLQEALRRPAAYVGAMGSRRTHTDRARRLAAAGLTERELSRLRSPVGLDLGARTPEEVAVSVAAEIVALRWGGTGAPLTATEGAVHPPRPR; via the coding sequence GTGCGTGACATCCTCCCGGTGCTCGGCCGCTGGTACGCGGCCGGGTTCCCCTTTGGCCTGGCGACGGTCGTCGAGGTCAGCCGCAGCGCGCCGCGCGATCCGGGCGCGGCGATGGCGGTGGGTCCGGACGGGCAGGTCGTGGGCAGTGTGTCCGGGGGCTGTGTCGAGGGTGCGGTGTTCGAGCTGGCACAGGAGGTCGTGGCGAGCGGCGAGGCCCGGCTGAAGACCTTCGGCTACAGCGACGAGGACGCCTTCGCCGTCGGCCTGACCTGCGGCGGCGAGATCACGCTGCTGGTGCGTCCCGTGACGCCCGGGCTGGATCCCGCCTTCGGCTCGGTCGTGGACTGCGTCGCGGCCGGAGAACCGGTGACCACGGCGACGGTGACCGACGGTCCGGCCCGGCGCGGGGCGACGCTCGCCGTCCGGCCGGACCGGGTGTCGGGCACGCTGGGCACGAGCGGCCTGGACGCGGCCGTCACCGCCGACGCGCGCGGCGGGCTCGCTCTCGGTGCCACCGGACTGCGGCACTACGGGCCTCAGGGGCAGCGCCGCGAGGACTCCGTCAGCGTGTTCCTCCAGTCCTTCGCACCGCCGCCGCGGATGCTGGTCTTCGGCGCGATCGACTACGCGGCGGCCGTCGCCCGTATCGGGGACTTCCTCGGCTACCGGGTCACGGTCTGTGACGCCCGCCCCGTCTTCGCCACGCCCCGGCGTTTCCCCGAGGGCGTCGAGGTGGTCGCCGAGTGGCCGCACCGCTACCTGAGGGACACGGACACCGACGAGCGCACGGTCGTCTGCGTCCTCACCCACGACCCCAAGTTCGACGTGCCGCTGCTCCAGGAGGCACTGCGCCGCCCCGCCGCCTACGTCGGGGCGATGGGCAGCCGCCGTACCCACACCGACCGGGCTCGGCGGCTGGCCGCGGCCGGGCTCACCGAGCGGGAGCTGTCCCGGCTGCGCTCACCGGTCGGGCTCGACCTGGGCGCCCGTACGCCCGAGGAGGTGGCGGTGTCCGTCGCCGCCGAGATCGTCGCGCTGCGCTGGGGCGGCACGGGGGCACCGCTGACCGCCACGGAGGGAGCGGTGCATCCGCCCCGCCCCCG